A part of Solicola gregarius genomic DNA contains:
- the hglS gene encoding 2-oxoadipate dioxygenase/decarboxylase, which yields MTVIETSELRARFAQRLSELYGAEVPAYNTLVEVSHEVNSRVMERDRADAERFGSIERVTAERHGAIRVGTPRELAQVARIFGALGMEATGFYDLRDAKPQPIPVVSTAFRPTDRAELAKNPFRVFTSMLVPEDRRFFDEDLEARLRAFLEARELFPPRLLELADRAEAERGLAAEQAAEFLDLAAASFALSAEPVDRTWYEELESISGVAADIGGVTSTHINHLTPRVLDIDDLYASMQSRGITMIDAIQGPPRWDGPDVLLRQTSFRALAEPRKMREPDGSVTTGELRVRFGEVEARGVALTPAGRDLYDRMVAAVDKRLSARPEAGRPAIAEQVWREQLPESEVELALRDLAYFTFSVNDARPDGTPPQRLAALIEQGWVTPEPIVYEDFLPRSAAGIFASNLTSAGSMDGLQGGAPRDLPWLSEAIGRPVNDPSELYAAERQASLNEVAQKLGIDGGIMVA from the coding sequence GTGACCGTGATCGAGACCAGCGAGCTGCGGGCCCGCTTCGCCCAGCGACTCTCGGAGCTGTACGGCGCCGAGGTACCCGCGTACAACACCCTCGTCGAGGTGTCGCACGAGGTGAATTCCCGCGTGATGGAGCGCGACAGAGCAGACGCGGAGCGGTTCGGCTCGATCGAGCGAGTGACCGCCGAGCGGCACGGGGCGATCCGGGTCGGTACGCCACGCGAGCTGGCCCAGGTGGCCCGCATCTTCGGAGCACTCGGCATGGAGGCGACCGGGTTCTACGACCTGCGCGACGCGAAGCCACAGCCGATCCCGGTCGTGTCGACGGCGTTCCGCCCGACCGATCGCGCCGAGCTGGCGAAGAACCCGTTCCGGGTGTTCACCTCGATGCTGGTGCCCGAGGACCGCCGGTTCTTCGACGAGGATCTGGAGGCGAGGTTGCGCGCCTTCCTCGAAGCGCGTGAGCTGTTTCCCCCACGGTTGCTGGAGCTGGCAGACCGCGCGGAGGCCGAGCGAGGCCTCGCAGCGGAGCAGGCGGCGGAGTTCCTCGACCTCGCGGCCGCGTCGTTCGCGCTGTCCGCCGAGCCAGTCGATCGCACCTGGTACGAGGAGCTGGAGAGCATCTCGGGTGTTGCCGCAGACATCGGTGGCGTCACCAGCACCCACATCAACCACCTGACCCCGCGGGTGCTCGACATCGACGACCTGTACGCGAGCATGCAGAGTCGCGGCATCACGATGATCGATGCGATCCAGGGGCCGCCGCGCTGGGACGGGCCCGACGTACTGCTGCGCCAGACGTCGTTCCGCGCCCTCGCCGAGCCGCGTAAGATGCGCGAGCCCGACGGGTCCGTCACGACGGGAGAGCTGCGCGTACGCTTCGGCGAGGTCGAGGCGCGCGGTGTCGCTCTCACGCCCGCCGGACGCGACCTGTACGACCGGATGGTGGCCGCGGTCGACAAGCGGCTCTCGGCGCGGCCAGAAGCGGGCCGGCCCGCGATCGCCGAGCAGGTGTGGCGTGAACAGCTGCCCGAGTCAGAAGTCGAGCTGGCGCTGCGCGACCTCGCGTACTTCACGTTCTCGGTCAACGACGCACGCCCCGACGGCACGCCGCCCCAGCGCCTCGCCGCCCTGATCGAGCAGGGCTGGGTGACGCCGGAGCCGATCGTGTACGAGGACTTCCTGCCACGGTCCGCCGCCGGCATCTTCGCCTCCAACCTCACGTCGGCCGGCAGCATGGATGGCCTGCAGGGCGGGGCTCCCCGCGACCTGCCGTGGCTGTCGGAAGCGATCGGTCGGCCGGTCAACGACCCATCCGAGCTGTACGCGGCCGAGCGGCAGGCCTCGTTGAACGAGGTCGCGCAGAAGCTCGGTATCGACGGCGGGATCATGGTCGCATGA
- a CDS encoding Glu/Leu/Phe/Val family dehydrogenase, with protein sequence MPRPVNGDRPPDQEVREAMTDMLAAMDEWGPEKVVCVSDQRTGMRGVLVIDNTARGMGKGGTRMSATLTVEEVARLARTMTWKWAAVDLFHGGAKAGILGDPSAPDKEDVLRAFARALANEVPSEYVFGLDMGLTESDAAIFVDELRDRGAAVGLPRALGGVPYDQLGVTGFGVAEAADAAAQTVGLALKDSRVAIQGFGAVGQAAAERLVELGATIVATSTAAGAVHDAGGIDIARLAALRTEFGDDCVREYGGVQPADAALRVDCDILVPAAREDVIDDAIAAATTARLVVEGANLPTNPSSRAVLHKRGLALVPDFIANCGGIIAAAHSMDARYSAIPVDPDTIFTMISAKVRANVPTVLGESAARDITPHEAATGLAHARVRTAMELRGQRPADVTEVRL encoded by the coding sequence TTGCCTCGGCCGGTCAACGGCGACCGGCCACCTGACCAGGAGGTACGCGAGGCGATGACCGACATGCTGGCGGCGATGGACGAGTGGGGACCCGAGAAGGTCGTCTGCGTTTCCGACCAACGCACGGGCATGCGCGGCGTCCTCGTCATCGACAACACCGCCCGCGGCATGGGCAAGGGCGGCACCCGGATGAGCGCGACGCTCACCGTCGAGGAGGTCGCCCGGCTCGCTCGTACGATGACGTGGAAGTGGGCCGCGGTCGACCTGTTCCACGGGGGCGCCAAGGCCGGCATCCTCGGCGACCCGAGTGCTCCCGACAAGGAGGACGTACTTCGCGCCTTCGCCCGAGCGCTCGCGAACGAGGTGCCAAGCGAGTACGTGTTCGGTCTCGACATGGGACTCACCGAGAGCGATGCCGCGATCTTCGTCGACGAGCTGCGCGACCGTGGAGCGGCGGTCGGACTGCCCCGGGCGCTCGGCGGTGTGCCGTACGACCAGCTCGGAGTGACCGGGTTCGGCGTCGCCGAGGCGGCCGATGCCGCCGCGCAGACGGTCGGCCTTGCACTGAAGGACTCCCGCGTTGCGATCCAGGGCTTCGGCGCGGTCGGCCAGGCCGCCGCCGAACGCCTCGTCGAGCTCGGCGCAACGATCGTCGCCACCTCGACCGCCGCCGGCGCTGTACACGATGCGGGCGGCATCGACATCGCCCGCCTCGCCGCGCTTCGTACCGAGTTCGGCGACGACTGCGTACGTGAGTACGGAGGCGTGCAGCCTGCCGACGCGGCACTGCGGGTCGACTGCGACATCCTCGTTCCGGCGGCGCGTGAGGACGTCATCGACGACGCGATCGCAGCAGCGACGACTGCCCGCCTCGTGGTCGAAGGCGCCAACCTCCCGACGAACCCGTCGTCGCGGGCTGTCCTCCACAAGCGTGGCTTGGCGCTCGTACCCGATTTCATCGCCAACTGCGGCGGCATCATCGCCGCCGCGCACTCGATGGATGCGCGCTACTCCGCGATCCCGGTCGACCCCGACACGATCTTCACGATGATCTCGGCGAAGGTACGCGCGAACGTGCCCACCGTGCTCGGCGAGAGTGCCGCCCGCGACATCACGCCGCACGAGGCCGCGACCGGGCTGGCGCACGCGCGCGTACGTACGGCCATGGAGCTCCGCGGGCAGCGGCCCGCCGACGTGACGGAGGTGCGGTTGTGA
- a CDS encoding dihydrofolate reductase family protein yields the protein MFAAEQPAADEIWEQFFAGVGAMACGSTTYEWLVEHENLLDNPAHWQEMHGDRKMWVFTHRELPVVPGADLRFVRDDVATVHAEMVSAAGDRNVWIIGGGDLVGQFDDVGLLDEMILGVAPVTLGAGAPVLPRRIERRLQLTEARSSGGFAFLTYAVSRRSEV from the coding sequence TTGTTCGCCGCCGAGCAGCCGGCAGCCGACGAGATCTGGGAGCAGTTCTTCGCCGGAGTCGGCGCGATGGCGTGCGGATCCACGACGTACGAATGGCTTGTCGAGCATGAGAACCTGCTCGACAACCCCGCCCATTGGCAGGAGATGCACGGAGACCGCAAGATGTGGGTGTTCACGCATCGCGAGCTACCCGTCGTGCCCGGCGCCGACCTCCGGTTCGTACGCGATGACGTTGCGACGGTGCATGCCGAGATGGTGAGCGCCGCGGGCGATCGCAACGTATGGATCATCGGTGGAGGCGACCTCGTCGGCCAGTTCGACGATGTGGGTCTCCTCGACGAGATGATCCTCGGCGTCGCGCCGGTCACCCTCGGCGCGGGCGCGCCGGTGCTGCCGCGGCGGATCGAACGCCGGCTGCAGCTCACCGAGGCACGCTCCTCGGGTGGGTTCGCGTTCCTCACGTACGCCGTGTCCCGACGGTCCGAAGTCTGA
- a CDS encoding LysR family transcriptional regulator, translated as MLNPVHLRTLTAVVRTGSFADAARRLGYTASAVSQQIAALERAVQVPLFERDAHSITATPAAEFLAERAHDALLALDGLDDDVRGLAAGELGRLRLGSFPTASERLLPGGLSAYRDDHPDVRVELDEGEPAELVALLRDGELDVAVVYRYDLVPQRWPAGLVRTPLVDERLLLLLPDGHPLVRPARVTLADLADETWVRTREGSSGATCLDRMCAVADFVPRVSVRSNDYDVIREFVRSGLGIALVPALAHEPAEGIATRTLDDVDVRRHVLALHRATGVGPTAPVLIAALAAAAVDVAARIDGVDPA; from the coding sequence ATGCTGAACCCGGTGCACCTACGCACCCTCACCGCGGTCGTACGCACGGGGTCGTTCGCCGATGCGGCGCGCCGGCTCGGCTACACGGCATCCGCGGTGTCGCAGCAGATCGCCGCGCTCGAGCGCGCCGTGCAGGTGCCGCTGTTCGAGCGCGACGCGCACAGCATCACGGCCACGCCGGCGGCCGAGTTCCTCGCCGAACGTGCCCACGATGCGCTGCTGGCGCTCGACGGTCTCGACGACGACGTGCGCGGGCTCGCGGCCGGCGAGCTCGGACGGTTGCGGCTCGGCAGCTTCCCGACCGCAAGCGAGCGACTGCTGCCGGGTGGGCTCTCGGCGTATCGCGACGACCACCCCGACGTACGCGTGGAGCTCGACGAGGGCGAGCCCGCCGAGCTCGTTGCGCTGCTGCGCGACGGTGAGCTCGACGTGGCGGTCGTCTACCGGTACGACCTGGTGCCGCAGCGCTGGCCGGCCGGGCTCGTGCGTACGCCGCTCGTCGATGAGCGTCTACTGCTGTTGCTGCCCGATGGCCACCCGCTGGTGCGGCCGGCGAGGGTGACCCTGGCCGACCTCGCCGACGAGACCTGGGTACGCACCCGGGAGGGCTCCTCGGGAGCAACGTGCCTCGACCGGATGTGCGCGGTTGCGGACTTCGTGCCGCGGGTGAGCGTCCGGAGTAACGACTACGACGTGATCCGGGAGTTCGTCCGCTCGGGGCTCGGCATCGCCCTCGTGCCCGCGCTTGCGCACGAGCCCGCCGAGGGCATCGCCACGCGAACGCTCGACGACGTCGACGTACGCCGGCACGTACTCGCCCTGCATCGCGCGACCGGTGTCGGCCCGACAGCGCCGGTGCTGATAGCGGCGCTCGCCGCTGCCGCCGTCGACGTCGCCGCGCGGATCGACGGCGTCGACCCCGCCTGA
- a CDS encoding sodium-dependent transporter — MAGEVFKNRFTFIAAAVGMAVGTGNLWRFPRVVGEYGGGAFIIAIVVANLVWAIPVLMSESLLGSKSRLGTIGAFRDFMGRKFAWMGGFVGLVTVGILFYYSVVCGWALRYLVYAVTGKFNDSNVDTSVVWNDFTGSAWQPMLFHVISIAMVGYIVIRGVKRGFESVLNVVIPALFVILVILFIQALTLDGASGGLEYMFVPDWSVLTEADVWLQAFTQMAFSTGAGWGLYLTYAVYMRQKEDMATNAGILVSANLLASLFAATAVLCTLFSVRSAEYATTAAGNANQDFAFTYFAALFGQMTGGAIFGPLFFLALFLAGISSLIAMVELAARNIMDMGLTRQTSVTIVVVATLIAGIPSAYSVDFLTNQDNVWGIGLLISGLCVAVAMMKFGVERARKEMDDVSDVRVGKWWSVCIYAFPLMFVLLFGWWMQQALEDVPEPWNVTSTFSIGTMLLQWGVLALIMLALNNVLANKVMSGPMSASMGPGTPFVGDPNLGRWRLPRMRRKGGAE; from the coding sequence ATGGCTGGCGAGGTCTTCAAGAACAGGTTCACGTTCATCGCTGCGGCCGTCGGCATGGCCGTCGGCACCGGCAACCTCTGGCGATTCCCCCGGGTGGTGGGCGAGTACGGCGGCGGTGCGTTCATCATCGCGATCGTCGTTGCCAACCTCGTCTGGGCGATCCCGGTGCTGATGTCCGAGTCGCTGCTCGGCTCCAAGTCGCGGCTGGGCACGATCGGCGCGTTCCGCGACTTCATGGGCCGCAAGTTCGCCTGGATGGGCGGCTTCGTCGGGCTCGTGACGGTCGGCATCCTGTTCTACTACTCCGTCGTGTGCGGGTGGGCATTGCGGTACCTCGTCTACGCTGTGACGGGGAAGTTCAACGACAGCAATGTCGACACGTCGGTGGTTTGGAACGACTTCACCGGCAGCGCCTGGCAGCCGATGTTGTTCCACGTGATCTCCATTGCGATGGTCGGCTACATCGTGATCCGCGGGGTGAAGCGGGGATTCGAGTCGGTGCTCAACGTCGTCATCCCCGCGCTGTTCGTGATCCTGGTGATCCTGTTCATCCAGGCCCTCACGCTCGACGGTGCATCGGGCGGGCTCGAGTACATGTTCGTACCCGACTGGAGCGTGCTCACCGAAGCCGACGTGTGGTTGCAGGCATTCACCCAGATGGCGTTCTCCACGGGCGCCGGATGGGGTCTCTACCTCACGTACGCGGTCTACATGCGCCAGAAGGAGGACATGGCGACCAACGCCGGCATCCTCGTCTCCGCGAACCTGCTCGCATCACTGTTCGCTGCTACAGCGGTGCTGTGCACGCTCTTCTCGGTCCGCAGTGCGGAGTACGCCACGACCGCTGCGGGCAACGCCAACCAGGACTTCGCGTTCACCTACTTCGCCGCACTCTTCGGCCAGATGACGGGCGGCGCGATCTTTGGCCCGTTGTTCTTCCTCGCACTGTTCCTCGCCGGCATCTCCAGCCTCATCGCGATGGTCGAGCTCGCGGCCCGCAACATCATGGACATGGGCCTGACCCGTCAGACCTCCGTGACGATCGTCGTGGTCGCGACGCTGATCGCGGGCATTCCGTCGGCGTACAGCGTCGACTTCCTCACCAACCAGGACAACGTGTGGGGCATCGGCCTGCTCATCTCCGGACTGTGCGTCGCGGTCGCGATGATGAAGTTCGGCGTCGAGCGTGCCCGCAAGGAGATGGACGACGTCAGCGATGTCCGGGTCGGCAAGTGGTGGAGCGTCTGCATCTACGCGTTCCCGCTGATGTTCGTGCTGCTGTTCGGCTGGTGGATGCAGCAGGCGCTGGAAGACGTCCCGGAGCCATGGAATGTGACCTCGACGTTCAGCATCGGGACGATGCTGCTGCAGTGGGGCGTGCTCGCGCTGATCATGCTGGCCCTGAACAACGTCCTCGCCAATAAGGTCATGAGCGGGCCGATGTCGGCGTCCATGGGCCCGGGTACGCCGTTCGTGGGTGACCCGAACCTCGGCCGGTGGCGATTGCCCCGCATGCGGCGTAAGGGAGGTGCGGAATGA
- a CDS encoding HAD family hydrolase has translation MIVTFDLFSALLDTRSGASGAFDGLAASRGWAVSGSEVYDRWDAHNKAAQLELADRLLAGGEWKSFTFMSTRTLGLAYDDLGIDSDHQVDMRTVHESIPGWAPWPDVVPGLAGLSDHHRLGILSNVDDALFARTQVAGLVDPDLVLTSERLRAYKPGAQIYRRAAERTGGHVHVAASARDVRGSLEAGLTTVRVARPGHRVDPEGPQPSYQIESLAELGATLAEI, from the coding sequence GTGATCGTGACGTTCGACCTGTTCAGCGCGCTGCTCGATACGCGGAGCGGCGCCTCCGGCGCATTCGACGGGCTTGCCGCGTCGCGTGGCTGGGCCGTTTCCGGCAGCGAGGTGTACGACCGGTGGGACGCGCACAACAAGGCGGCGCAGCTGGAGCTGGCCGACCGGCTCCTGGCAGGTGGGGAGTGGAAGTCGTTCACCTTCATGTCCACCCGCACGCTCGGACTCGCGTACGACGACCTCGGCATCGACTCGGACCACCAGGTCGATATGCGCACGGTCCATGAGTCGATCCCCGGCTGGGCGCCGTGGCCCGACGTCGTGCCGGGGCTCGCCGGGCTCAGCGACCACCATCGCCTGGGCATCCTGTCGAACGTCGACGACGCGTTGTTCGCGCGCACACAGGTGGCCGGGCTGGTCGACCCCGACCTCGTGCTCACCTCGGAGCGGTTGCGAGCGTACAAGCCGGGTGCGCAGATCTACCGCCGTGCGGCGGAACGTACCGGCGGGCACGTGCACGTCGCGGCGTCGGCACGCGATGTGCGCGGCTCCCTCGAGGCCGGGCTGACGACCGTACGGGTGGCCCGTCCGGGTCATCGCGTCGATCCCGAAGGCCCGCAGCCGAGCTATCAGATCGAGTCGCTCGCCGAGCTCGGGGCCACCCTCGCCGAGATCTGA
- a CDS encoding TFIIB-type zinc ribbon-containing protein has translation MQCPTDGTTLVMSERSGIEIDYCPECRGVWLDRGELDKIIDRGMQMSAPQAPPPQAPPQQAPQQQRYEQPRYDDRRYDDRGSYKRKKKEHWLSELFD, from the coding sequence ATGCAATGTCCCACCGACGGAACCACGCTGGTGATGAGCGAACGGTCCGGAATCGAGATCGACTACTGCCCGGAGTGCCGCGGCGTCTGGCTCGATCGCGGCGAGCTCGACAAGATCATCGATCGCGGCATGCAGATGTCTGCACCGCAGGCGCCGCCGCCGCAGGCACCACCGCAGCAGGCGCCGCAACAACAGCGGTACGAGCAGCCGCGCTACGACGACCGCCGTTACGACGACCGCGGCTCGTACAAGCGCAAGAAGAAGGAGCACTGGCTCAGCGAGCTGTTCGACTGA
- a CDS encoding class I adenylate-forming enzyme family protein translates to MEHVEPGTVRAWARHLDIEPASVDPDALRSELTAGTIPGVLAAAACSRGAVAVDGERLTYPELRDRAVRAAGVLARAGVERGTRVVISAPSSMRFVVGYLAALHAGATVVLANPAYTSHELEALIARSQATLLLVDGSATTTAVGTLDLAELDDPGLDPHPGAALDSDDVALLAYTSGTTGTPKGVPLTHGALLASIRGAMRSWRWSADDTLVHALPLFHQHGLSGLHASLVAGSSLTVLARFDTHELISTAEHERATIVFAVPSIHQRLADLDAPELRPLRRLRLITSGSAPLSPAVADQLYAKAGLRPLERYGLTESGLDVSNEYGEPMTGTVGTPLPGVEVDLRTPDGDATDEGEIVLRGPQIFGGYLDDPDATAAAFWPGGWFRTGDVGRWDDGRLVITGRLKELIITGGMNVAPREVELVVEACAGVAEAVVAGVPSQRWGEEVAAWVVSEPGHEIAADSVIEHCRSRLAPYKCPKRVVVVESLPRNAMGKVVRSALVAP, encoded by the coding sequence ATGGAGCACGTGGAGCCGGGCACGGTACGCGCGTGGGCGCGTCATCTCGATATCGAGCCCGCGAGCGTCGACCCGGACGCACTCCGCTCCGAGCTGACCGCCGGCACGATCCCGGGCGTGCTCGCAGCCGCGGCGTGCTCGCGCGGCGCGGTCGCGGTCGACGGCGAACGACTGACGTACCCGGAACTGCGCGACCGCGCGGTTCGGGCGGCCGGTGTGCTTGCCCGCGCGGGCGTCGAACGCGGCACTCGAGTCGTGATCAGCGCGCCGTCGTCGATGCGGTTCGTGGTCGGCTACCTCGCCGCCTTGCACGCCGGAGCGACCGTGGTGCTCGCCAACCCCGCGTACACGAGCCACGAGCTCGAGGCGCTCATCGCTCGCTCGCAGGCGACGCTGCTGCTGGTCGACGGCAGCGCCACCACGACTGCGGTCGGCACGCTCGACCTGGCCGAGCTCGACGACCCCGGCCTCGATCCGCACCCCGGTGCGGCGCTCGACAGCGACGACGTCGCCCTGCTCGCGTACACCTCGGGTACGACCGGCACTCCGAAGGGTGTTCCGCTGACTCACGGGGCGCTGCTCGCGTCGATCCGCGGCGCGATGCGCTCGTGGAGATGGTCCGCCGACGACACTCTCGTCCACGCGCTCCCGCTCTTCCACCAGCACGGGCTGAGCGGACTCCACGCGAGTCTCGTCGCCGGGTCCAGCCTGACCGTCCTGGCGCGGTTCGACACGCACGAGCTGATCTCGACCGCCGAGCACGAACGCGCCACGATCGTGTTCGCGGTGCCGAGCATCCACCAGCGGTTGGCCGATCTCGATGCGCCCGAGCTTCGACCACTGCGGCGGCTACGGCTGATCACGTCGGGGTCTGCACCGCTCTCGCCTGCAGTCGCGGACCAGCTGTACGCCAAGGCGGGCCTGCGGCCGTTGGAGCGCTACGGACTGACGGAGTCCGGGCTCGATGTTTCCAACGAGTACGGCGAGCCGATGACCGGGACGGTCGGCACCCCACTGCCCGGCGTCGAGGTCGACCTGCGTACGCCCGACGGCGATGCCACCGACGAGGGCGAGATCGTCCTGCGCGGTCCGCAGATCTTCGGCGGTTACCTCGATGATCCCGATGCGACCGCCGCCGCGTTCTGGCCCGGCGGCTGGTTCCGGACCGGCGACGTCGGCCGCTGGGACGACGGTCGGCTGGTGATCACCGGGCGGCTCAAGGAGCTGATCATCACCGGCGGCATGAACGTCGCGCCGCGGGAGGTCGAGCTCGTCGTCGAGGCGTGTGCCGGCGTCGCGGAGGCCGTGGTCGCCGGTGTGCCCAGCCAGCGCTGGGGCGAGGAGGTCGCCGCGTGGGTGGTGTCCGAGCCGGGCCACGAGATCGCCGCCGATTCGGTCATCGAGCACTGCCGGTCACGCCTTGCTCCGTATAAGTGCCCGAAGCGGGTCGTCGTCGTCGAGTCACTGCCGCGCAACGCGATGGGCAAGGTCGTACGAAGCGCGCTGGTGGCGCCGTGA
- a CDS encoding amidase — protein MTETLVPGDELEAATRAQYAAWMQHGVEASAKLGSDHEPAWPELASSGVGPAPAPSTYASATPEDVRQAADEGWLVTPPAPEADALDGPLHGLSVAVKDIIDVAGLPTHNGTTGGRWREPTASAPAWTALADAGAHCIGKAATHEMAWGVVTPQIANPFAPDRIAGGSSGGSAACVAAGSATGALGTDTGGSIRVPAALCGVVGFRPTTGAVPLDGVTGLAPEQDALGPLAADVTTCLAMLEVLLGRSLRSDVGDMAGVRIGVLERVGRLDPTVADAYHVALGALEAAGATVVECETSLHRSAAGNSLLTMLRSSALEHAEAVRAAPAAFGSEARALLTLGEPLAPYGELIDAARRAIAAETAALFTTRRLDAFLTPTTPCVAPVRGADQVEIDGRSEPVSAALVRYTGWAPVTAMPAVSVPVPPRTPRALPAGVQIMAPPHHDAVCARLAYALERRLRGG, from the coding sequence GTGACGGAAACGCTCGTACCGGGCGACGAGCTCGAGGCCGCGACTCGGGCACAGTACGCGGCTTGGATGCAGCACGGCGTCGAGGCCTCAGCCAAGCTCGGGTCCGATCACGAGCCCGCGTGGCCGGAGCTCGCGTCGAGCGGCGTCGGCCCCGCCCCGGCGCCGTCGACGTACGCGAGCGCCACGCCCGAGGACGTCCGCCAGGCCGCCGATGAGGGCTGGCTGGTGACACCACCTGCTCCTGAAGCGGACGCGCTCGACGGCCCGCTGCACGGCCTGTCCGTCGCGGTCAAGGACATCATCGACGTCGCCGGCCTGCCCACCCACAACGGGACGACCGGTGGCCGGTGGCGCGAGCCGACGGCCTCCGCGCCCGCCTGGACTGCTCTCGCCGACGCCGGGGCGCACTGCATCGGTAAGGCCGCGACGCACGAGATGGCGTGGGGCGTGGTCACCCCACAGATCGCCAACCCCTTCGCACCCGACCGGATCGCCGGCGGCTCGTCTGGCGGGTCGGCCGCGTGCGTGGCAGCGGGCTCCGCCACGGGCGCGCTCGGAACGGATACGGGCGGGTCGATCCGCGTTCCGGCCGCGCTGTGCGGCGTCGTCGGCTTCCGGCCCACGACCGGCGCCGTACCTCTCGATGGAGTCACCGGCCTCGCACCCGAGCAGGACGCGCTCGGGCCGCTCGCGGCCGACGTCACCACGTGCCTCGCGATGCTCGAGGTTCTCCTCGGTCGTTCGTTGCGAAGCGACGTCGGCGACATGGCCGGCGTACGCATCGGTGTGCTTGAGCGGGTCGGACGGCTCGACCCGACCGTCGCGGATGCGTACCACGTGGCGTTGGGTGCGCTCGAGGCCGCCGGCGCCACCGTTGTCGAGTGCGAGACGTCCCTGCACCGCTCGGCGGCCGGCAACTCGCTGCTGACGATGCTGCGCTCCTCGGCGCTGGAGCACGCCGAGGCGGTACGCGCGGCGCCCGCGGCATTCGGCAGCGAGGCCCGCGCCCTGCTCACTCTCGGCGAGCCGCTCGCGCCGTACGGCGAGCTGATCGACGCGGCGCGCCGTGCGATCGCGGCCGAAACCGCCGCGTTGTTCACGACCCGCCGCCTGGACGCGTTCCTCACGCCGACCACACCGTGCGTCGCGCCGGTACGCGGGGCCGACCAGGTCGAGATCGACGGACGGTCCGAGCCGGTATCGGCGGCGCTCGTCCGCTACACCGGCTGGGCCCCGGTCACGGCGATGCCCGCCGTCAGCGTGCCGGTGCCACCGCGCACGCCCCGCGCGCTACCCGCCGGCGTACAGATCATGGCGCCCCCACACCACGACGCGGTCTGTGCCCGGCTCGCGTACGCACTCGAGCGTCGCCTCCGAGGCGGGTGA